In a single window of the Ruminococcus albus 7 = DSM 20455 genome:
- a CDS encoding AraC family transcriptional regulator, with the protein MTAPIKVLLAESDTVRLKRYKSMSLWRELGMSAENTASTAYEAVKILDNEEIGLVVAVDRPPVSSADIVLKKCAEKGIPAVVIVPRTEGAGIGRYFSMGACDVIAEPPSRTRLRHALMTARRYTLKDQAGEEYCRAAEKAFAVLKRGDQGFISKLKELIVRSEGETVTTGAAAEYFRFNRDYFGKLFKQETGMTFNSFYNNFRIEYAKELLGTGRLRVCEISELLGFSSVDYFTGVFRRQTGLTPTGYRAACQ; encoded by the coding sequence ATGACAGCCCCGATAAAAGTTCTGCTGGCGGAAAGCGATACCGTCAGGCTGAAGCGATATAAGTCGATGTCCCTGTGGAGAGAACTGGGGATGTCGGCTGAAAATACGGCATCTACAGCTTATGAAGCTGTGAAGATACTGGATAATGAGGAAATAGGTCTTGTGGTAGCGGTAGACCGTCCGCCTGTGAGCAGTGCGGATATCGTACTTAAAAAATGTGCAGAAAAGGGTATACCTGCAGTGGTCATAGTGCCGCGCACAGAGGGTGCGGGAATAGGCAGGTATTTCTCAATGGGAGCCTGTGATGTGATAGCAGAGCCGCCCTCTCGCACAAGGCTTCGCCATGCACTGATGACAGCACGGCGCTATACGTTAAAGGATCAGGCAGGGGAGGAATACTGCCGCGCTGCCGAAAAAGCTTTTGCGGTACTGAAACGCGGAGATCAGGGGTTCATATCAAAGCTGAAGGAGCTGATAGTCCGCAGTGAGGGCGAAACGGTTACTACGGGAGCGGCGGCGGAGTACTTCAGGTTCAACCGTGACTATTTCGGCAAGCTTTTCAAGCAGGAGACCGGTATGACCTTTAACAGCTTTTACAACAACTTCCGTATAGAGTACGCCAAGGAGCTGCTGGGAACAGGCAGGCTTAGGGTATGTGAGATCAGCGAACTGCTGGGCTTTTCATCGGTGGATTATTTTACGGGAGTATTCAGGCGGCAGACGGGTCTTACGCCAACAGGTTACCGCGCTGCCTGTCAATAG
- the smpB gene encoding SsrA-binding protein SmpB: MAIDKKGTKQIADNRKARHDYFILETIECGIELVGTEVKSIRKGGVNLKDSWCSVDDGEMWVKGMHISPYEQGNIFNKDPRRVRRLLLHKREIMRLFGQVQQEGLALIPLSLYFKGSRVKLALGLCKGKKLHDKRDDMAKKAADREIERALKDRQNY, from the coding sequence GTGGCGATCGACAAAAAAGGCACAAAACAGATAGCCGATAACCGCAAGGCGCGGCACGACTACTTTATACTTGAAACTATCGAGTGCGGTATCGAACTTGTCGGCACCGAGGTGAAGAGTATCCGCAAGGGCGGCGTTAACCTCAAGGATAGCTGGTGCAGTGTTGATGACGGTGAGATGTGGGTCAAGGGTATGCATATAAGTCCCTATGAACAGGGCAATATATTCAACAAAGACCCAAGGCGCGTCCGCAGACTGCTGCTGCATAAAAGAGAGATCATGAGGCTTTTCGGACAGGTACAGCAGGAGGGTCTGGCACTGATACCGCTTTCGCTGTATTTCAAAGGCAGCAGGGTCAAGCTGGCACTGGGGCTTTGCAAAGGTAAAAAGCTGCACGATAAGCGCGACGATATGGCTAAAAAAGCCGCTGACCGCGAGATCGAGCGAGCCCTCAAGGACAGACAGAATTACTGA
- a CDS encoding bis(5'-nucleosyl)-tetraphosphatase — MLHEKSCGAIVYRKYHGNTEILLIKHINSGHWSFPKGHVEGDETEEETAKREIFEETGIEVNLDTTFREIVSYSPRKDTQKIVVYFIGKAKNTDYRPQEDEISEIRWVEIDRCSQVLAYENDRSIVNKAKKFII; from the coding sequence ATGCTGCATGAAAAATCCTGTGGCGCCATTGTGTACCGCAAGTACCACGGCAACACGGAAATATTGCTGATAAAGCACATCAACAGCGGACACTGGTCTTTCCCGAAAGGCCATGTTGAGGGTGACGAGACTGAGGAGGAGACCGCCAAGCGTGAGATCTTCGAGGAGACAGGCATCGAAGTCAACCTTGACACCACGTTCCGTGAGATAGTGTCTTATTCGCCGCGCAAGGATACTCAGAAGATCGTGGTGTATTTCATCGGCAAAGCCAAAAACACCGATTACCGCCCTCAGGAGGACGAGATCTCCGAGATTCGCTGGGTCGAGATCGACCGCTGCAGCCAGGTGCTCGCCTACGAGAACGACAGAAGCATCGTAAATAAGGCAAAAAAATTCATTATTTAA